The window ATCTTTGCCAAATATGGCATTAACCTGCCGCGTACTTCTGTTGCTCAATCAAAAGTCGGAAAAGCCGTATCCAAAGCGAATCTCCGTGTTGGCGATCTGGTCTTCTTCTCCAGCGGCAGCAGAGCTAATGGTAAAAACGTGACCCACGTAGCAGTATACGCCGGCAACGGCAAGATTCTACACACGTACGGTTCCCCCGGCGTCACAGTGTCAAACCTGAATTCCGGCAACTGGAAAAGAACCTACCTGAAAGCACGCCGCGTACTGTAGAACTTCTCCTTATTAAGGACAATCAGCCTGCAGGGCCGCCTTCGGGCGCCCTCATTATATATCCGGTTCCGCGCACCGTATGAATCAGCTTATTGCGATGGCCTTTGTCAACCTTCATGCGGATATGTCTGATATAGACATCTACCACATTGGTGTCCGCAGGAAAGTGATACCCCCACACCTGCCTTAAGATTTCGTCCCGGGGACAAATTTCCCCTTGATGCAGAGCGAGATAATAGAGCAGATCAAATTCTTTGGGGGTCAGCATGAGCTGGATTCCATCCCGGCTGACCAGCCGGCGGCTGGAGTCCAGCATTAGGCCATCAACCTTAAGCAGAGATTCGAGGCCGCGCCGTCGTCCCGTAAGCCAGAGCAGGTTCATTACTCTGCATCTGAATTCACCTGTGTGCAGCGGCTGTTGCATATATTCGTTTCCACCCGCTTCAAATACCGCAACGGCATCTTCGCCAGCACCCTCACTTGCAATAACCATCACCGGCAAAAAGGTCCCCTGAGCCCGGAACTCCGAAACGATGCTCCAACCGGCCCATTCCCCGGCATTTAGCAGCTCCGCCAGAAGCAGAACGGGATGAACTCTGGCTAATAATAAGCGAAGATCCTCGAGATCTTCGCTTATTGCCGTCTGCAGCCCCAGCCTGCCGAGAGCTTCTTCAATCTGCAAATGTACCTTTTCCCTGTTGCGGATGCTTTCCTGTGTTCCACCGGCTTCACGGGCAGCCCCAGATATGTACCAGGCGATGATTTCGTTCATGGATCTCCCCTCCCTGCATCCTTTTCAGCCTTGCGGCAGTATACCCGCCGCAGATCAAGCTTAGAATTCCCCCAAAGCAAAGAGACCATTCCAGATGGGAATGGTCTCCACATTAAGTTCTACCACATTAGCCAAAATACCGGTGATAAACGCTGCGGGCGGCGGCTACATCACTGGTCCCATGAATCAGAGCCCGCCCGTCGGCAAAAATCACCAGACGGTAAGGTTCCTCCGTAAACGAAACGAGATAAGGATTGCTCTCGACCCTTCCGCTTCCCAGCCTGGAGAGCCGGGCAGCCGTCTCCTGCAAATCCAGCTTTTGGCGGTGTGCCGGCCGGATTTGTACAGTATCCCTGCCGCACAGCACATCACTGCGTTCCGTATTGGCCGCGGTCAGGTAAGGATAAATCGCATGGCTGCCACAGGACGGGCAATCCGCCTTCTTCGCCGCCTTTACCCCAATCTCCTGGTGCTCATTGCGCCACACATCAAAGCTGAGCAGCTTGTCCCGCAGCTGGCTCTGCCGCCCCCCAAGCAATTTGAGCGCTTCAGCTGTTCCGTTAGCCGTAACTAGCTGCACCGCCTGCGGCAAAATGCCCGCAGTGTCACAGGTATCTCCGCCCAACGGAACGGTGCCCAGCAGACAGTTCAGGCAAGGCGTCTCTCCCGGCAGAATCGTGTAGGTTATCCCGTAGCTGCCTACACATGCTCCATAAATCCAGGGAATCCCGTGTTTCTGAGCCATATCATTGATTATCAGCCGTGTATCAAAGTTATCTGTACCGTCCATAATGAGGTCCACTCCGGGCAGCAGACCTTCCAGCTCTTCCGCACGAACATCCAGCACATGGGCCTCGATCACGATCCCGGAATTAATCTGTTCCAGCCTGGCTTTTGCAGCCGCAGCCTTAGGCATCCTGCTGCTGGCATCTGCTTCTGTATATAGCTGCTGCCGCTGTAGATTACTCCATTCCACATAGTCCCGGTCGGCAAGAATCAATCTTCCGACACCGCAGCGGGCGAGTGTCTCAGCAATGCCGGTACCGAGCGCACCTGCACCGATAATCAGCACACTAGAACGGGCGAGGCCCTCTTGCCCCTCAGCCCCAAATGGCGCAAAGCGAACCTGGCGCGAATAGCGGCCGTCTCTACCTGAACTATTGATATCTTCACTATGGCTCATTCCTGACAGTCCCCCCATATTGAAAAGCCGGGAAACAGCAGCTGGTCCACTGCTCTTCCCCGGATTTTAAATTAAACTATACCGTCTGTACCTGTGCTGACCACTGCTCAACATCCCAAATCTTCGTAACCCAATCCTCGTAAAAATCAGGTTCATGAGAGACAAGCAGAATCGTTCCTTTATACTCCTGCAATGCACGCTTCAGCTCAGCCTTGGCAACGATGTCCAGGTGGTTCGTAGGTTCATCGAACAGAACCCAGTTGCTCTCGCGCATCATCAGCTTGCACAGACGCACCTTAGCCTGCTCCCCCCCGCTCAGCATGCTCAGCGGACGGGTAATATGCTCGTTTTTCAGACCGCAGCGGGCCAGATGGCCGCGCACTTCATTCTGTGTAAGGCTGGAAAATTCGTTCCACACGTCGTCTATCGGTGTAATATTGGCTGCCTTAACCTCCTGCTGGAAGTAGGCTGCATTCAGATAATCACCCAGGTAGGTTTTACCGCTGTATACCGGAATTACGCCCAGAATCGACTTCAACAGCGTGGATTTACCGACACCATTGCAGCCGACAATCGCAATCTTGTCCCCGCGTTCAATCGTCATATTCAGATTGGGCAGCAGCGGACGGTCGTAGCCGATTTCGAAGTCAATGCCCTCGAATACGGTTTTGCCGCTGGAGCGGCTCTCTTTGAACGAGAAGCTCGGCTTCGCTGCCTCCTCCGGCCTGTCGATCCGCTCTATGCGGTCGAGCTGTTTTTCACGGCTTTTCGCCCGGCCAGAAGTGGAAGCACGCGCTTTGTTTCGCTGGATGAAATCCTCCTGCTTCTTGATATAATCCCGCTGCTTCTCATATGCCTCGATATGCTGGGCCTTGTTCATTTCCGCCATATCCAGAAACTTCTCATAGTTCGCAGTATAACGGGTCAGCTTGGCGAACTCCAGATGGTACACCACATTAACGACTTTATTCATAAATTCAGTATCATGGGAAATCAGCAAAAAAGCATAAGGATACTGCTTCAGGTAGTTGGTCAGCCAGTCGATGTGCTCAACATCCAGGTAGTTGGTAGGCTCATCCAGCAGCAGTACATTCGGCTTCTCCAGCAGCAGCTTGGCCAGCAGAACCTTCGTCCGTTGTCCTCCGCTCAGCGAAGCTACATCTCGATCCAGACCGATTGCTGACAAACCCAGACCGTTACCCATTTCCTCGACTTTAACATCAATCAGATAGAAATCACCCATATCCAGCTGCTCCTGAATCTCACCCATCTGCTCAAGCAGCAGTTCCAGCTCTTCAGGTGAGGCATCGCCCATTTTACCGGTAATCTCTGTCATTTCACTCTCCAGCTCAAGCAGCGGCAGGAAAGCATCCTTCAACACGTCACGCACCGTTTTACCGGGTGTAAGGTTCGTATGCTGATCCAGATAACCGTAACGCACTCTCGGTGTCCATTCTACTTTTCCGCTATCCTTCAGCAAGGTTCCGGTCAAAATATTCATCAGCGTCGACTTGCCGACGCCATTCGCTCCCACCAGTCCAACATGCTCGCCGGCCAGCAGCCGAAAGGACACATTCGTGAATAACTGCCGGTCTCCAAAGTTGTGGGAAACGTCTTCTACTGTAAGTAAACTCATAAATTCTCAGTAAGCTCCTATCTATTTTTAACATGAGGCCAATATTCTGTCAGTACATATAACGACCATTTTAACACAAGTCAGGGCCTCACTGAAATAGGGATTTACCTGTTCCGTGCTCTGCAAGAAAATTAATTTGATATTTTTACATTTTTTTCTGAAATAATCCGCTGCGTTTTGCAGAAATATGGAGTCTGCCAGTCTTCCTCAGCAGCTGCCCAAGGGCCAGAACCAGCTTGCCGTTATGCTCAAAAGGATCCTGTTGCAGCGGCAGGCTGCTCACCTCCACCTGTCCGCCCAATGCTGCAGCCAGCAGCTCCGCGGCCGAGCGGCTCGCCAGCGGCAGGCAAATCTGCCAGTTTGCATGAAGCGGGAGTCTGCTCCGGCGCAGCCAGTGCAGCGTATCCTCCAGCCGCCAGGCTGATCCGGAAGCCAGCAGCAACGGTACGTCACTGCCTGTAAATGCTTCAAGCGCACCTTCATAACCGCCGGTTCCGAGATCCAGCACGAGGTATGCATAGTTTTTATTTAGCAGGTCTGTTAAATCACCCTGCACCGGACGCCGCCAGTAATCAATTCCTTTCCAGCTAAGCGGTGCCTCAGGCAGGCCCGGTTGCCCTGGATGTACCGGATAATCAAGCAGGCTGCAGATCCGGTCATACACGGAAGATTCCGGGCTGAAGTCAACCCATGCGGTGGTCCCCTTTCGGGCCAGCCCGCTGCTTACTGCCAGAGAGGTATGCGTCGTTCCAAGACCAGCGGATACGCCGAGCAGTGCAACAACAGCAGTGTGGCGCTTTACGGATAATGCCGGCCGCATCCCGCTTTTAGACGGTTCATCTACAGAATCTGTAAGAGGCTCAAGCGCCTGTAATACTTCTTCCGCGCTTTGAAATCTTTCCTCCGGATGATAGCGCAGAAGCCGCCGGATAACAGGAATTAAGGCCTCCGGAATTTTGGCGTTTAGCCTGGCTTCCATTCCCGGCACCCAGCGGCTGTACAACCCGCCGGAAACCATATACAGCATAATCGCTCCCAGGCCGTACAGATCCGACGAAGGTCCGCTCTGCCCGCTGCCGTATTGCTCGGGAGCCGCGAAACCGGCGGTACCTAGCTTCTCTGTATCCTCTCCGGCTCCCTTTCTATAGCTGCGGGCGATTCCGAAGTCTATCAGCATCAGCCCGCCTGCTCCGGTCAGCATAATATTAGCCGGCTTCAGATCGCGGTATATAATCGGCGGCTGCTGCCCGTGCAAGAACGCAAGCACTTCCAGCAGCTGGCGGGTATAGGAAATAATACGTCCCGCATCCATCGGCTCTGTATTTGCCTTTATAGCTTCCGCCAGCGTCACCCCCTCAATATAATCCATGATCATATACCAGTAGCCTTCTTCATCCGGCGCAAAAAAATCGGCAACTCTCGGAAGCAGACGGTGGTTCAAAGAGATCAGCAGCTCCGCCTCCGCCTCCACAGCTCCCGCTGTCTTATGATGGCTGATGCTTTCCTTCACCGCCCACCGCTGCCCTGGCAGCCGCGTATCCTCGGCCAGATAAACATGGCTCATTCCGCCGGAGCCGATCAGGCTCATAATCCGGTACCGCTCTCCAATTAACTGTCCGGGTGCCAGTTTTGTTTGAAAGATCATCGTCAACATCCCCCTAATAAAACTCATACAAAACCCTACTTTATAACAAAAAAAGAGAAAGCACGCCGCTGTTGATACCATCCGGCACGAGGCCGGTGGTGCAGACAACGGGATACTTTCCCTTTAGGTGATACAATTGAGTGAGACTATTTCATTTGATTAATATTTAATCATATAAAGTGTTATCTCGTCACGGTTATGAAACAGCTGCTTCGCCCGCTGAACCTGCATCCGCTCACCTTCAAACATGGCGATAATCTCCTTAATTACAGCCAGTGGCTTCTTGTGCATCAGCTTCACTGTGACCACTGCTGTTCCGCCCGGTGAAAGGCTGTGGAGCAGGCCGGTGACCAGCTTCGCCATCAGCTTGGGACTCCAGCTCATATCACAGACCAGCAGATCAAATTCATTATCCCGGAATTTGACTTCCCCGGCATTTTTGCGCAGGATCTTCAGTCCGGGCAGATTGCGGAGCGACTCATGCATCAGCGCAGGATCAACCGCCGTTACCTTGAGACCGCGTTCCAGCAGGAATGAGGTCCATCCGCCGGGTGAAGCACCAATATCAACAGCATTGCGGAAGCTTGAGAACGGAATGGCAAATTCCTTCTCCGCCTCCATCAGCTTGAATTTTGCCCGCGAGATCTGTCCGTCTTCCTTGCGGAAACGGATCATGCCGCCGTTCCAGCTGGACAGATTGTCCTCAGGCCGGGACACCCCGGCATACAGCGCATCTCCGTCCGCATAGACGGAAATCACCCAGGCAGGGTCCTGTACGGTGAAATCAGCCTCCAGGCTCTGCAGCCGCTCCTGCAGCCACTCGCGCAGCTCACCAGGGCTGTCCTGCCAGAACGAGGCTGCTCCCTTGCGGACATGCAGCGACACCTTCTCACCTTCCAGTTCACTGCGGCGGCTTAAATATACGGCCAACCGGTCCAGCGCCGAGAGATCTCCCTGATCCTGAAACTGTACCGGCTGAATATGCCGCAGGAAGATCGGCAGATTCGCGCTAAGCACCCGTGATACCTCTTCCGGTTCACCTTCCAGCGTGGCCAGGAAAATCTCCCCCGGCAGCAGCAGCGTGCTTTTCACCGCCCCGAACAGGCGGCGAAGCTCTTCCTGAGCGTATGGGGCAAAGCCGTGATTGGCCGTGCAGATATAACGTGAAAGAATCTTTTCTTCCGGAGCAGCAGCCTGCTCTCCGGTTGTTTGTGTTAAATCGTTCAAATCATCTGCCTCCAGGTCTGATTTTAATCCAGGGACGACCGTTATCCCATTCAACATCGACGGGAATATCAAAAGTAGCCAAGATCATATCTTTCGTTAACACTTCTTCTTTGGGGCCTGAGCCCGCCAGCTTTCCGTCACGGATCAGCGCCACATGGGAGAAAAGCGGTACGATTTCCTCAACATGATGCGTGACATAGACTACCGAAACATTGCGCTGCTTCAGCTTATCAATCTCCGCAAGCATTTTCTCACGTTCGTACAGATCAAGTCCGGCACAAGGCTCGTCCATGATGAGCAGCTTAGGGTTGGCCATCAGGCATCTCGCCAGCATTGCCTTTTTGCGTTCACCCTGAGACAGGGTACCGAACGGATGATAGGCCAGCTCGCCCAGATTCATATCTTCAAGCAGCTTAACCGCCTGCTCCTGTACCTGCTGCGGAATCGCCTGATAGAAGCGAAGATAGGCGTAGGCGCCGGTGGCAACCACTTCCCATACAGGATCGCTGAGCGAGAGCTTTTCCATCAGCGAAGGGCCGATGTAACCAATCTCTTTGCGTACCTCACGCAGATCGCACTGGCCGTATTTATAACCGAGCACCTCAACGGACCCGCTGCTCGGGAACAGATACCCGGTCATCATCTCCAGGATTGTTGTCTTGCCGGAACCGTTGCGCCCAAGAATGACCCAGTTCTCGCCCTGCTTCATTTCCAGCGATACATCGTCAAGAATCAGGCTTTGTTCTCTCCGCAGCGTTAGATGTTGTAATGATATCATTTATGAGGTCACACTCCTTATGTATTCCAGCATCCGTTCTACAGAGCCCATTGAATAATAGATTTCCGGTTCTACGCTACGGTCAGCACGGGCCACCAGAAGTGCAGGCACGCTTGATATACGGTACCGGCTGACCAGCCCCGGCAGCATGTTCACATTAGCTTCGGCAATAACTAGCCCAGCCGGCAGCAGATGGGACGCTACCTCCAGCATACGCCGGGCGGCCTTGCAGGTACCGCACAGCGGTGTATGCAGAAATACAACCAAGGGCTCACCGGACTGAAGCAGAGCCTTCATTAGTTCCTGCTCGTTCAAGCTTATAAATTCTGTCATTTGCCGGCCGCTCCTGCAGCGATCCCGGCAAGCACTTCATCATTAACCGGGCCATTGTACAATTCGGTTCCCTCTGGTCTAGCGGCATAGAGCAGCTCATACATTTCTTTGCGGCCCCAGCTGCTTGAGGTGTGCAGATAAATTTGGCGCGGAAACAGCCCCTCAAGCACCATACGTCTGCATACCTCATCCCCGCTGTAATCATCCGGCCCCATGTCATAATCGAGCGACAATATATTAACCTCGCACTCACGCAAGAGCAGCAGGCATTCTTCAGTTGTTCTTGCCAGCGTAAAACCCTGCGGCAGCTTGCGGCAATCGTCCATAAATATATTAATCAACGGCTACTCCTCCGCTTCATACCATTTCAGTACGGCTGCAATTTCCTGACGGTGGCTGCCGTCAGGCCCTTTGGCGGTCTCCAAGGCAACAACCGCATGACGGATGGGCTCTGAGAGCAGCAGCTCCCGCAGGCTGTACTCCCCGATATACCCCTCCCCGACCCCGGCATGCCTGTCCCTCCGCAAACCGAAGGGAAATAATGAATCGTTCAGATGAACTGCAGTAAGATTACGCCAATAATCCAGTTCAGTTCCCCGCTGCAGCAGCTTCGCTGTCTGGTCCGGATTCCAGATCCCGGCGGCAAAAGCATGGCATGTGTCGAAACAGAACCCGATCTTCTCCGGAAAGCGGCTAAGCTCACGGACTTTGACCAGCTCTTCCAGTGTCATGCCTTCACTTCCGTGATTACCGGCCTGATTCTCAATCAGCAGCTTTGCCCGGCCATCCCAGGAGCTAAGGGTATCATTCATACATTGTATAATATTTTGGTAGCCTTGTAACGGCTCCATTCCGGCAAAATGTCCAAAATGCACTACAATACCAAGCGAGCCGCAAGCCTCAGCAATCTCCAGATCATTGCGCAGTGACGCCACCATTACCGATCTGGATGCAGCACCAGTTGTATCAGCCGCCATATTAGTCGGATAAGGGGTGTGGGCAATGGAGGCCATATTGTGCTTGCGGCAAAAGGCGGCGCAGTCCTCCGCATCCCGCCTATCAAGCGGTTTCGGCTTCAGACTGCGCGGATTTTTCGGAAAATATTGAAAGCATGCCGCACCGCTCTCCCAGGCAAAACGGGCCGCTCGGCCGTATCCGCCGCGGATGCTGACATGAGCCCCGATTTTGGGGCTACCCTTCATGCTGGCAGTCCGGGCAATAGAACACCTTGCGTCCGGTCAGCTCTGTTTTGACAATGGTTCCCCCGCCGCGCAGGCATGGTTCGCCTTCCCGGTCATATACTTTACACTGATCATTATACGAGCCGGTAACGGTATCGCCGGCCATAAACGGCATCTCCATGTAGCCGCCGATTTCGGTTGCTTCCGTCAGTACTTTGCGCATACTCTCGTATAAGCGGGTGACGGCCTCCGGCGACAGATTCTGCACCAGCGTGGAAGGCAGCAGTCTGGCTTCAAAAGCAATCTCATCCGCGTAGCAGTTGCCGATACCGGCCATAACCTGCTGATTCACAAGCAGACTTTTTAGCGCCCCTCTCCGGCCCTTCAGCAGCGCAGCGAATCGCTCCGCGGTCATCCGGCGGTCCAGCAGCTCAGGTCCCAGCTTGCCCATGGCCGCTTCACTTTCCTTCACCGACAACAGATGCAGGTAACCCAGACGCAGCCCCATGAAGTATAGAATATGGTCACCAAATGCCAATTCCACCTGTGTGCTCCGTTCAGGACGCTCCTCTTCCGTGCCGTAATACAATATGCCGCCCAGCATCAGGTGAAGCAGTAATCTGCGCCCGTCATGCAGGTGGAACAGAATATGCTTCGCCCGGCGTTCCACAAAAACGATACGGGCACCCAGTAATGCGTTCTTAAAGTCCCCGGCCTCCATGTTGATGGTTTTCTCTCTGTTCACGGTCACACCTGTAATCGGAACATTTATAAGATGCTGACTGAGCAGCTTTCTGTAATTCTCCATTTCCGGCAGTTCCGGCATTGTTCATCGTCCCTTCTAGGTTGGTAAAAAACTCACACCTTTGCCATTATACACCGAGCATCGATATAAGTTCAGCTAAATCGCTGCAAATTACATCCGGTGTCACGCCGGTGACCGTCTTATAGTGTTCAAGATTGTCCTGTGTAGTCAAGCCTGTCAGCACAAGGATCGTCCGGCAGCCCGCATTGGCCCCGGCTGAAATATCCGTCCGCATGTTATCGCCGACCACAACAGCCTCATGCTGCTTAATACCCAGCATCGACACGGCATAATTGATCAGGTATGATTCCGGTTTGCCGATAACTACTGGCGACACACCGCTTGCAGCTTCGATGGCAGCACCAAGCGTTCCCGCCCCCGGCATTACTCCGTCATCCGACGGCAGCATCAGATCCGGATTGGTCAGCACAAATTTCGCTCCGCCCATGATCCAGCGTGAAGCCTGTGCCAGTGAATCATATGTAAAAGATCTGTAGATGCCCTGTACAACATATTGCGGGTCATCTGTGACAATCGTCAAGCCAGCTGCGGTGCAGGCTTCGATAAGGCCCTCTTCTCCAAGTATCGCCACCCTTGCTTCCGGTGATTCCTCAGCGATATAGCGTGCAGCTGCCAGCGAGGAAGTGCAGACTTCCTCCGCCTTGGCTTCAATGCCCATTCCGCTCAGATGTGCGGCTACATTAGCGGGTGTCCGCGAAGAATTGTTCGTTACGAACAAAAAAGGTACACCTGCCGCACGAAGCCCTGTTATCAATTTATCAGCGCCGGGGATCATCCGGCCACCGTGAAATAAAGTTCCGTCCAGATCAATGAGTAAGCCTCCGAAATCCTTCATAATCCCCCTCCAGTTCCTCCGGATATTTAATTAATACTATTAATAAGTAATCTCATTAATTTTAAAAAACAGCTTTTATTACCGCTCTAATTTCAGCTGTGCCTTTACAGAACACAGGTTTATATGTTGCTATGAGGCAGGGTAACCCCGTCCTAATTTCGCCATAATCTTCGCTGCTTCGTACGGTTGCCAAGGTTCTTTTGCTTAAATTTTAACATCCTTAGTCGAACGTTAGCGAACCGCTGCAGCGTCAGGCTATTTTTGACACTACCCTGTCATTTCCTGCGCTTTCCCGGAAAATAATTTGATTTCCCCAGCCATTTCCCCGGGGATTTCCCAGCTTTTCCGCTTACTTTCTCCGGTATACGGGGAAGGTGCAGAACTCCTCAGCAAGCAGGGTTTGAGGGAAGATCGCCTGTGCTTCATCCAGTAATGGAGTCAGCTCTTCCTGTGACACATAACGCGAACTGAAGTGAGTCAGCAGCAGTTCCCGGCCTTCCGCTTCTCGGGCCAGTTCTGCAGCCTGGACAGCAGTGCTGTGGTGATATTGGTAAGCCATCTCCGCCAGATCATGGGCAAAGGTTGCTTCATGGATAATCAGATCAGCCCCCTGCGCCAGCGGCAGACTCCCCGGGCAAGGTCTGGTATCCCCCAGAATGGTTACGATACGCCCTTTTTTGGGCTCATGGACCACTTCGGAAGCCCGGATTACTACTCCGCTCTCCGTAGTCACATCTTCGCCCTTCTTCAGCTTGCCGTATAACGGGCCAGGCTTCAATCCATAGCTCCGGAGCAGCTCCGTGTTCAGACTGCCCGGGCTGTCTTTCTCAGTTACCCGGTATCCATAGCTGTCAATCCGGTGCTCCAGCAGACCCGCCTCAACCTTAAAGGTTTCATCCTCAAATACCAGTCCGCCTGTATGCTCCACAATCTCAAGCTTGTAGGGCATGCGTGATTGGCTTACTGACAAGGATACGTCCAGAAAAGCCTTCAGTCCCGGAGGCCCATACACGGTTAGCGGAGCCGTGCCGCCCTGATATCCCCGGCTCGACAGCAGCCCCGGCAAGCCGAATAGATGATCACCATGCAAATGGGTAATAAACAGCTTCTCCAGCTTCCCCAGCCGCAGCGGCGAACGCAGCACCTGATGCTGTGTCCCTTCTCCGCAATCGAACATCCAGAAGCTGCGGCGTTCCTCCATCAGTCTGAGGGCAATTGAGGTTACATTGCGCTGCAGTGTGGGAACACCGGCATTGGTGCCGAGAA of the Paenibacillus pedocola genome contains:
- a CDS encoding C40 family peptidase, whose amino-acid sequence is MNKQQWFKQAIIVGISTTIGLSTLMATGAGTAPVAAASVSSSTGQSIVNLGKKYLGVRYQFGASTSTTRYFDCSSFTKYIFAKYGINLPRTSVAQSKVGKAVSKANLRVGDLVFFSSGSRANGKNVTHVAVYAGNGKILHTYGSPGVTVSNLNSGNWKRTYLKARRVL
- a CDS encoding response regulator transcription factor; amino-acid sequence: MNEIIAWYISGAAREAGGTQESIRNREKVHLQIEEALGRLGLQTAISEDLEDLRLLLARVHPVLLLAELLNAGEWAGWSIVSEFRAQGTFLPVMVIASEGAGEDAVAVFEAGGNEYMQQPLHTGEFRCRVMNLLWLTGRRRGLESLLKVDGLMLDSSRRLVSRDGIQLMLTPKEFDLLYYLALHQGEICPRDEILRQVWGYHFPADTNVVDVYIRHIRMKVDKGHRNKLIHTVRGTGYIMRAPEGGPAG
- a CDS encoding ThiF family adenylyltransferase; its protein translation is MSHSEDINSSGRDGRYSRQVRFAPFGAEGQEGLARSSVLIIGAGALGTGIAETLARCGVGRLILADRDYVEWSNLQRQQLYTEADASSRMPKAAAAKARLEQINSGIVIEAHVLDVRAEELEGLLPGVDLIMDGTDNFDTRLIINDMAQKHGIPWIYGACVGSYGITYTILPGETPCLNCLLGTVPLGGDTCDTAGILPQAVQLVTANGTAEALKLLGGRQSQLRDKLLSFDVWRNEHQEIGVKAAKKADCPSCGSHAIYPYLTAANTERSDVLCGRDTVQIRPAHRQKLDLQETAARLSRLGSGRVESNPYLVSFTEEPYRLVIFADGRALIHGTSDVAAARSVYHRYFG
- the abc-f gene encoding ribosomal protection-like ABC-F family protein: MSLLTVEDVSHNFGDRQLFTNVSFRLLAGEHVGLVGANGVGKSTLMNILTGTLLKDSGKVEWTPRVRYGYLDQHTNLTPGKTVRDVLKDAFLPLLELESEMTEITGKMGDASPEELELLLEQMGEIQEQLDMGDFYLIDVKVEEMGNGLGLSAIGLDRDVASLSGGQRTKVLLAKLLLEKPNVLLLDEPTNYLDVEHIDWLTNYLKQYPYAFLLISHDTEFMNKVVNVVYHLEFAKLTRYTANYEKFLDMAEMNKAQHIEAYEKQRDYIKKQEDFIQRNKARASTSGRAKSREKQLDRIERIDRPEEAAKPSFSFKESRSSGKTVFEGIDFEIGYDRPLLPNLNMTIERGDKIAIVGCNGVGKSTLLKSILGVIPVYSGKTYLGDYLNAAYFQQEVKAANITPIDDVWNEFSSLTQNEVRGHLARCGLKNEHITRPLSMLSGGEQAKVRLCKLMMRESNWVLFDEPTNHLDIVAKAELKRALQEYKGTILLVSHEPDFYEDWVTKIWDVEQWSAQVQTV
- a CDS encoding serine/threonine protein kinase; amino-acid sequence: MIFQTKLAPGQLIGERYRIMSLIGSGGMSHVYLAEDTRLPGQRWAVKESISHHKTAGAVEAEAELLISLNHRLLPRVADFFAPDEEGYWYMIMDYIEGVTLAEAIKANTEPMDAGRIISYTRQLLEVLAFLHGQQPPIIYRDLKPANIMLTGAGGLMLIDFGIARSYRKGAGEDTEKLGTAGFAAPEQYGSGQSGPSSDLYGLGAIMLYMVSGGLYSRWVPGMEARLNAKIPEALIPVIRRLLRYHPEERFQSAEEVLQALEPLTDSVDEPSKSGMRPALSVKRHTAVVALLGVSAGLGTTHTSLAVSSGLARKGTTAWVDFSPESSVYDRICSLLDYPVHPGQPGLPEAPLSWKGIDYWRRPVQGDLTDLLNKNYAYLVLDLGTGGYEGALEAFTGSDVPLLLASGSAWRLEDTLHWLRRSRLPLHANWQICLPLASRSAAELLAAALGGQVEVSSLPLQQDPFEHNGKLVLALGQLLRKTGRLHISAKRSGLFQKKM
- a CDS encoding SAM-dependent methyltransferase, producing the protein MNDLTQTTGEQAAAPEEKILSRYICTANHGFAPYAQEELRRLFGAVKSTLLLPGEIFLATLEGEPEEVSRVLSANLPIFLRHIQPVQFQDQGDLSALDRLAVYLSRRSELEGEKVSLHVRKGAASFWQDSPGELREWLQERLQSLEADFTVQDPAWVISVYADGDALYAGVSRPEDNLSSWNGGMIRFRKEDGQISRAKFKLMEAEKEFAIPFSSFRNAVDIGASPGGWTSFLLERGLKVTAVDPALMHESLRNLPGLKILRKNAGEVKFRDNEFDLLVCDMSWSPKLMAKLVTGLLHSLSPGGTAVVTVKLMHKKPLAVIKEIIAMFEGERMQVQRAKQLFHNRDEITLYMIKY
- a CDS encoding ABC transporter ATP-binding protein codes for the protein MISLQHLTLRREQSLILDDVSLEMKQGENWVILGRNGSGKTTILEMMTGYLFPSSGSVEVLGYKYGQCDLREVRKEIGYIGPSLMEKLSLSDPVWEVVATGAYAYLRFYQAIPQQVQEQAVKLLEDMNLGELAYHPFGTLSQGERKKAMLARCLMANPKLLIMDEPCAGLDLYEREKMLAEIDKLKQRNVSVVYVTHHVEEIVPLFSHVALIRDGKLAGSGPKEEVLTKDMILATFDIPVDVEWDNGRPWIKIRPGGR
- a CDS encoding thioredoxin family protein, yielding MTEFISLNEQELMKALLQSGEPLVVFLHTPLCGTCKAARRMLEVASHLLPAGLVIAEANVNMLPGLVSRYRISSVPALLVARADRSVEPEIYYSMGSVERMLEYIRSVTS
- a CDS encoding cyclic-phosphate processing receiver domain-containing protein is translated as MINIFMDDCRKLPQGFTLARTTEECLLLLRECEVNILSLDYDMGPDDYSGDEVCRRMVLEGLFPRQIYLHTSSSWGRKEMYELLYAARPEGTELYNGPVNDEVLAGIAAGAAGK
- a CDS encoding deoxyribonuclease IV, whose amino-acid sequence is MKGSPKIGAHVSIRGGYGRAARFAWESGAACFQYFPKNPRSLKPKPLDRRDAEDCAAFCRKHNMASIAHTPYPTNMAADTTGAASRSVMVASLRNDLEIAEACGSLGIVVHFGHFAGMEPLQGYQNIIQCMNDTLSSWDGRAKLLIENQAGNHGSEGMTLEELVKVRELSRFPEKIGFCFDTCHAFAAGIWNPDQTAKLLQRGTELDYWRNLTAVHLNDSLFPFGLRRDRHAGVGEGYIGEYSLRELLLSEPIRHAVVALETAKGPDGSHRQEIAAVLKWYEAEE
- a CDS encoding Fpg/Nei family DNA glycosylase — protein: MPELPEMENYRKLLSQHLINVPITGVTVNREKTINMEAGDFKNALLGARIVFVERRAKHILFHLHDGRRLLLHLMLGGILYYGTEEERPERSTQVELAFGDHILYFMGLRLGYLHLLSVKESEAAMGKLGPELLDRRMTAERFAALLKGRRGALKSLLVNQQVMAGIGNCYADEIAFEARLLPSTLVQNLSPEAVTRLYESMRKVLTEATEIGGYMEMPFMAGDTVTGSYNDQCKVYDREGEPCLRGGGTIVKTELTGRKVFYCPDCQHEG